A region of Takifugu rubripes chromosome 6, fTakRub1.2, whole genome shotgun sequence DNA encodes the following proteins:
- the ghrb gene encoding growth hormone receptor b precursor (The RefSeq protein has 1 substitution compared to this genomic sequence) yields the protein MCPQINSMAAAAAALLLFSCLHAVPPAVLGSALHRGPSPHITSCVSANMETFHCRWNVSSLQSGDLRLFYINKKHPQTPPNEWRECPHYSAQSPNECFFDENHTTVWTFYTIQLRSGDQSIIYDENIIDVADIVQPDPPQELTWTLLNQSVTSTYSDIMLSWKPPESADVEMGWLRLLYEVQYRNMDIEQWQVTDLVKSTSRTLYGLKSNVDYEVRVRCKTLGGKAFGEFSDSVFVHIPSKVSHFPALALLIFGALCVVAILMLVAILQQEKLMVLLLPPVPGPRIRGVDSKLLKKGKLRELTSILGSPLDLRSELYNNDPWVEFIDLDIEETTSRLKDLDPDCLMQPSLLSDCTPPIFSFRDDDSGRASCCDPDLSSEPEASTVHPAILNQVINQTFCSTGCAGSGLLNQTPNVSETETLDREALYTQVSEVRSTGKVLLSPELEKISSSKGMPLENEGKDLHILVVNAHHGSNMAGNVSQTFPRPDMSELFDSSHASTSHSHESDATSNRPAPAYTVVDGVSGQNSLLLATNSTSGLQLIIPKSVPTSTGYLTPDLLGSITP from the exons ATGTGTCCTCAGATCAACAgtatggcggcggcggcggcagctcttctcctgttttcctgccttCACGCAGTCCCACCAGCAGTGCTGGGATCAGCCTTGCATAGAG GTCCGTCTCCACACATCACCAGTTGTGTCTCTGCCAACATGGAGACTTTCCACTGCCGATGGAATGTCAGTTCTTTGCAGAGTGGAGACCTTCGCTTATTCTACATCAACAAAAA ACACCCCCAAACCCCTCCAAATGAGTGGCGTGAGTGTCCTCACTACAGCGCCCAGAGTCCAAATGAGTGCTTCTTTGATGAAAATCACACCACCGTCTGGACATTTTACACCATCCAGCTCCGCTCCGGAGATCAGTCCATCATCTACGATGAAAACATCATTGATGTTGCTGACATTG TACAACCAGACCCTCCGCAGGAGCTGACCTGGACATTGCTCAACCAGAGTGTGACAAGCACTTATTCTGACATCATGCTGAGCTGGAAGCCTCCAGAGTCAGCTGATGTGGAGATGGGATGGTTAAGGCTACTGTATGAGGTCCAGTATCGGAACATGGACATTGAGCAGTGGCAGGTG ACTGACCTTGTGAAAAGCACCTCTCGTACTCTCTATGGATTGAAATCAAACGTGGATTATGAAGTCCGAGTCCGCTGCAAAACTCTCGGTGGTAAAGCCTTTGGGGAATTTAGTGATTCTGTGTTTGTCCACATCCCGTCCAAAG TGTCACATTTTCCAGCCTTGGCCTTGCTAATATTTGGAGCTTTGTGTGTTGTGGCCATCCTGATGCTGGTGGCCATTTTACAGCAGGAAAA GTTGATGGTTCTTCTTTTGCCACCTGTTCCTGGGCCGAGGATAAGAGGGGTCGACTCAAAATTGCTCAAG AAAGGAAAGCTACGGGAGCTGACATCCATCCTTGGCAGTCCACTTGACCTGAGGTCAGAGTTGTACAACAATGATCCCTGGGTGGAATTCATTGATCTGGACATTGAGGAAACCACCAGTAGATTGAAAGATCTGGACCCCGACTGCCTCATGCAACCCTCACTCTTGTCCGATTGCACACCACCCATTTTTAGCTTCAGAGATGATGACTCAGGTCGAGCTAGCTGCTGTGACCCTGATCTTTCCAGTGAACCAGAGGCCTCAACTGTCCATCCAGCAATTCTAAATCAAGTCATCAATCAAACATTTTGCTCGACAGGATGTGCGGGCTCAGGTTTGCTGAATCAGACCCCTAATGTGAGCGAGACTGAAACCTTGGACAGAGAGGCACTGTATACCCAAGTGAGTGAAGTGAGGTCAACTGGCAAGGTGCTACTATCTCCCGAGTTGGagaaaatcagcagcagcaaagggATGCCATTAGAGAACGAGGGTAAGGACCTCCACATCTTAGTGGTGAATGCGCATCATGGCAGTAATATGGCAGGAAATGTAAGTCAAACATTTCCCAGACCAGACACGAGTGAACTTTTTGACAGTTCTCATGCATCCACCTCACATTCCCATGAATCAGATGCCACCTCCAACCGCCCCGCTCCTGCCTACACTGTGGTAGATGGTGTAAGTGGGCAGAACAGCCTCTTGCTGGCAACAAACTCCACATCTGGCCTACAGCTAATAATCCCAAAGAGCGTGCCAACCTCTACTGGATACTTAACTCCTGATCTTTTGGGAAGCATCACCCCATAG
- the ccdc152 gene encoding coiled-coil domain-containing protein 152 isoform X2 yields MANSNCLNLDVLMEKFIHLEQKMTEVTTKNSMLEARLEDEDKLLKFYMNKEKSLVDERDGLLISLNRLQQCLQEQSHLRVENNRLKTDLADLEQQNKKREESKDAEVKKLLELKDLDLEEMKTRLKNQEKERQSELLRLQMEFGAKLARVQSSAQWSQQQLPQQWQHSPNGPGLLPHTFFKRKLHFLQEEKNREIVALRQRIKELEENQHSCRCLKRRKM; encoded by the exons ATGGCGAATTCTAACTGCCTTAATCTGGACGTGCTCATGGAAAAGTTTATTCACCTTGAACAG aaaatgacagaggTAACTACTAAAAACAGCATGTTGGAGGCCAGATTGGAGGATGAAGACAAACTACTTAAATTTTATATGAACAAGGAGAAAAGTCTGGTTGATG AGAGAGACGGTCTTCTAATAAGTCTGAACAGATTGCAACAGTGTCTGCAGGAGCAGAGTCACCTGAGAG TGGAAAACAACAGACTGAAGACAGACTTGGCCGACCTGGAACAgcagaataaaaaaagag AGGAGTCTAAAGATGCTGAAGTAAAGAAGCTGCTGGAGTTGAAGgatctggacctggaggagatgaagaccAGGCTGAAGAAccaggagaaagagagacagagtgagCTCCTTCGTCTTCAGATGGAG TTTGGTGCGAAGTTAGCCCGAGTTCAGAGTTCAGCTCAGtggagc cagcagcagctaccgCAGCAGTGGCAGCACAGCCCCAACGGCCCGGGCCTCCTCCCACACACTTTTTTCAAGAGG AAGCTGCACTTTctccaggaggagaaaaacagagagaTTGTTGCTCTGCGTCAGAGAATCAAGGAGCTGGAAGAAAATCAACACAGTTGTCGGtgtctgaagaggaggaaaatgtag
- the ccdc152 gene encoding coiled-coil domain-containing protein 152 isoform X1, translating into MANSNCLNLDVLMEKFIHLEQKMTEVTTKNSMLEARLEDEDKLLKFYMNKEKSLVDERDGLLISLNRLQQCLQEQSHLRVENNRLKTDLADLEQQNKKREESKDAEVKKLLELKDLDLEEMKTRLKNQEKERQSELLRLQMEFGAKLARVQSSAQWSQQQQQQPQLPQQQLPQQWQHSPNGPGLLPHTFFKRKLHFLQEEKNREIVALRQRIKELEENQHSCRCLKRRKM; encoded by the exons ATGGCGAATTCTAACTGCCTTAATCTGGACGTGCTCATGGAAAAGTTTATTCACCTTGAACAG aaaatgacagaggTAACTACTAAAAACAGCATGTTGGAGGCCAGATTGGAGGATGAAGACAAACTACTTAAATTTTATATGAACAAGGAGAAAAGTCTGGTTGATG AGAGAGACGGTCTTCTAATAAGTCTGAACAGATTGCAACAGTGTCTGCAGGAGCAGAGTCACCTGAGAG TGGAAAACAACAGACTGAAGACAGACTTGGCCGACCTGGAACAgcagaataaaaaaagag AGGAGTCTAAAGATGCTGAAGTAAAGAAGCTGCTGGAGTTGAAGgatctggacctggaggagatgaagaccAGGCTGAAGAAccaggagaaagagagacagagtgagCTCCTTCGTCTTCAGATGGAG TTTGGTGCGAAGTTAGCCCGAGTTCAGAGTTCAGCTCAGtggagccagcagcagcagcagcagccacagctgccacagcagcagctaccgCAGCAGTGGCAGCACAGCCCCAACGGCCCGGGCCTCCTCCCACACACTTTTTTCAAGAGG AAGCTGCACTTTctccaggaggagaaaaacagagagaTTGTTGCTCTGCGTCAGAGAATCAAGGAGCTGGAAGAAAATCAACACAGTTGTCGGtgtctgaagaggaggaaaatgtag
- the nim1kb gene encoding serine/threonine-protein kinase NIM1: MPGSHYQVTTPRLHHSVYSLTDSSDIGPDDEDLDARPSLTPLERLSGDMCKNKNTIKDLMIGRRVGFYKVRGEIGCGTFSRVKLAFHALTKDKVAMKILDKTRMDTQVQRLLSREISSMEVLRNPNVLHLYEVVETPSRLHLVLEYAGGGDLHNKICNEGKLSDDTSKITFAQILSAIKYMHNANVIHRDLKAENVLFTSSGCVKVADFGFSTRISNHNDFLDTFCGSPPYAAPELFRDECYLGPPVDVWAMGVLLFFMVTGSMPFRADTMGKLRRSIISGAYSIPPWVPGPCQRLIKGILKPEPSERHVIDQMLGCDWLLPVEFPWSLVPSEPAGPLHSLIESDWGELEEEAEVRNQMEELGFTAEHLQNNQLKDCRNPVTGVYRILLHQAQKRRGCDSLPVVRGMVRDPKREGLRAYRGLRHTSKLCVLS, encoded by the exons ATGCCTGGAAGCCACTACCAGGTGACCACCCCCAGGCTCCATCACAGTGTCTACAGCCTGACAGACAGCTCTGACATCGGTCCAGATGATGAGGACCTGGACGCACGGCCAAGCCTCACCCCACTGGAGAGGCTCAGCGGTGACATGTGCAAGAACAAGAACACCATCAAAGATCTGATGATTGGCCGCAGGGTGGGCTTCTACAAGGTCCGTGGGGAAATTGGCTGTGGCACCTTCTCAAGGGTTAAGCTGGCTTTCCACGCATTGACTAAGG ACAAAGTGGCCATGAAGATCCTGGATAAGACCAGGATGGACACTCAGGTGCAGCGACTGCTTTCCAGGGAGATCAGCAGCATGGAGGTCCTCCGAAATCCCAACGTGCTCCATCTGTATGAGGTGGTGGAGACACCCAGCCGTCTCCATCTGGTGCTGGAATATGCGGGTGGAGGAGACCTCCACAACAAGATCTGCAATGAAGGAAAGCTGTCCGACGACACCAGCAAGATCACCTTTGCCCAAATTCTCTCTGCTATCAAATACATG CACAACGCCAATGTCATACATCGAGACCTGAAGGCAGAGAACGTTCTGTTCACCAGCAGTGGCTGCGTGAAGGTGGCAGACTTTGGATTCAGCACGCGGATTTCCAACCATAATGATTTCCTCGATACCTTCTGTGGCTCCCCGCCTTACGCTGCCCCAGAACTCTTCAGGGATGAGTGCTACCTCGGCCCCCCCGTGGATGTGTGGGCCATGGGAGTCTTGCTTTTCTTCATGGTGACGGGTTCTATGCCGTTCCGTGCCGATACCATGGGCAAACTGCGGCGCAGCATTATCAGTGGAGCCTACTCCATCCCTCCCTGGGTACCTGGGCCCTGCCAGAGGCTCATCAAGGGCATTTTAAAGCCAGAACCTTCTGAGCGCCATGTCATCGACCAGATGCTGGGATGCGACTGGCTCTTGCCTGTGGAGTTTCCTTGGTCTTTGGTGCCGAGCGAACCGGCAGGTCCTCTGCACAGCCTGATAGAATCCGACTggggggagctggaggaagaggcagaggtcAGAAACCAGATGGAGGAACTGGGATTTACTGCAGAGCACCTCCAAAACAACCAGCTGAAAGACTGCCGCAACCCTGTCACTGGGGTTTACCGAATCCTGCTGCACCAAGCCCAGAAGAGGAGGGGCTGTGACAGTCTGCCCGTTGTCCGAGGAATGGTCAGGGACCCCAAGCGGGAGGGACTCAGGGCCTACAGAGGCCTCAGACACACCTCTAAGCTGTGTGTGCTTTCTTAA
- the gadd45gb.1 gene encoding growth arrest and DNA-damage-inducible, gamma b, tandem duplicate 1, with the protein MTFEEVLIQEAVERVQCTGKALEEVLVSAIENHSVTVGVYECAKVMNVDPDSVSFCVLAMDEEFECDIALQIHFTLIQSFCFDNDISIVRVSDMQRLAEIVGNKADQLEDAHCVLITSPAEGSWEDPSLEKLHLFCEESRRLNDWLPEINLPAR; encoded by the exons ATGACTTTTGAAGAAGTTCTGATCCAGGAAGCAGTGGAACGAGTCCAATGCACCGGCAAAGccctggaggaggtgctggtgtCGGCTATAGAAAACCACTCTGTCACCGTCGGTGTGTACGAATGCGCTAAAGTCATGAATGT GGATCCTGACAGCGTGTCCTTCTGCGTCCTGGCCATGGATGAGGAGTTCGAATGCGACATCGCTCTGCAGATCCACTTCACCCTCATTCAGTCCTTCTGCTTTGACAACGACATCAGCATCGTCCGAGTGAGCGACATGCAGCGTCTGGCTGAGATTGTCGGCAACAAAGCAGATCAACTGGAAGATGCTCACTGCGTCCTCATCACG AGTCCAGCCGAGGGCTCCTGGGAGGACCCGTCTCTGGAGAAGCTGCATCTGTTCTGCGAGGAGAGCCGCCGTCTGAACGACTGGCTCCCTGAGATCAACCTCCCCGCACGTTGA